The DNA segment AACCGCCGATGCTCACGGTCAAAGCCTGATTTTCTGCTCGCGTCGGACTGTCCACCAAGAGGAGAATACCTGCACGATGCGCTCACTGGCCTTGCCATCCCACAGGTCTGGGACGCGGCCGGCTTTACCGCGTCCGGCGAGCACGTCGCGCACCGCGGAGATGATACGCGCCGGATCCATGCCAACCAGCGTGTTCGTGCCCTCTTCGACGGTCACGGGGCGCTCCGTGTTCTCGCGCATGGTCAGGCAGGGAATGCCCAACGCCGTCGTTTCTTCTTGCAAGCCGCCAGAGTCGGTGAGGACGACCTTCGCCTGCGACGTCAATGCGAGGAAATCTAGATACCCGAGGGGTTCACAGATCTTCAGTCCGCCCAACGTCTCGAGGTGCTCTGTGAGCTCGAACTCCGCAAGCTGCCCTCGCGTTCTCGGATGCACGGGGAACACCACTGGCAATTCCTTTTGGATCTCCTCAACGGCCCCGAGCAGGCCGCAAAGAACGATGTGGTCATCCACGTTCGAAGGCCTGTGCAGCGTGAGCAACGCATATCGGCCCGGCTGCACACCGAATCTCGTTGGGGTGGCGGCTTGTCTAGCCCGGTCCAGATGCGCGAGCAGGGTATCGATCATTACGTTCCCGACGCGGAAGATACGGTCTTCCGGAGTTCCCTCGCGACGGAGGTTCTCGTCGGCATCCCTTGACGGAGTCAGGAGGAGGTCGCAGACACGATCGGTGATGATCCGGTTCACCTCCTCCGGCATGTTCAGGTCGAATGAACGCAGACCGGCTTCGACGTGCGCGCAGGGAATGCGGAGCTTTGCGCAGTCGATGGCGCAC comes from the Deltaproteobacteria bacterium genome and includes:
- a CDS encoding UDP-N-acetylglucosamine 2-epimerase (non-hydrolyzing), which encodes MERIRGHPGGRLRSGVPRAGWRDAFEAHDGDRGGPRRSRTAVDARSGRGSDGRRGLAGIDSRANLPGGSVTSRSCTTGPLTRRRDPVERRQGPHLGGRRRRRSTRSAGSAAVKIVYVVGARPNFMKIAPLMSTMARAGFAEQKLVHTGQHFDVSMSDVFFGDLGMPVPDIYLGIGSGSHAEQTAKVMTGFETVCFREKPDLVVVAGDVNSTMACAIDCAKLRIPCAHVEAGLRSFDLNMPEEVNRIITDRVCDLLLTPSRDADENLRREGTPEDRIFRVGNVMIDTLLAHLDRARQAATPTRFGVQPGRYALLTLHRPSNVDDHIVLCGLLGAVEEIQKELPVVFPVHPRTRGQLAEFELTEHLETLGGLKICEPLGYLDFLALTSQAKVVLTDSGGLQEETTALGIPCLTMRENTERPVTVEEGTNTLVGMDPARIISAVRDVLAGRGKAGRVPDLWDGKASERIVQVFSSWWTVRREQKIRL